The sequence acctctaCACAGGCACACAATGCATAATGCAAGGCAGATATTGTGGAACaaactttttctttaaaaaaaaaaggtggccACAAAAGTGAACAATTGTTGGATTTGTTCTAATGGAGAATGcaaagctgttccagttggtaggTCCCTTTAAGCCCAAGTTTTGGTTTACTGCCAAGAAGACAGCTGTTGTGAGGAAGTGCTCCCTCACCCAAAGCTGTCAAGATGCGGACCTGAAGGGAGCGCTGAGTCTTTTCAAACTGGAGGCTGAGCTTAAGTTTATGATGATGGGGGTAGGGATCCACTCTTTTACATAAAAGAAACTTTGTACTGTCACACAGACGTTTTACGGCAGTCAAAAAGCAGGTATTCTATATTATGCTCTGCTTAACCCAATCAGGAGTTTTTGTTTGCTGATATTTTGATTCCTTTGTACAAGATACAGAACCAGTTTGCTCACCCCACCCCAGAATACTGAGCGTTCTGAAAACAGGAATGTTTACAcatttgttttgcattgtttttggaGCATTTTTTTTAGGGCAAGCAGAACTAAAACATGGAATAAACTCCATTGTGACATTTAGCATAAGGGGTTTTAAACAAGGGTTCTCTTCCAGGCATCTATCATCAGTATTTAAATCCCTTGTAACTTAGGAAGCCCCATACAATGGTCTGAGAAAAAAGAGAATCCCCCCCTAAGAAACTTTTTGATATGATAGTGGGGTATCAGAGGCAAGCACACTGCCATCTACTGGTCATCCTTTGTAACAAATCTGACAAGGAAGCAATAAAGCATGCGAGTTCATTCTTCATCAAATCTTTAAGAATTGCAAGATCCACCCCCAGTTACAAGGCATGTGCCATGTCTGACATCATGGATAACTCCTGGGTAAGTACTGCAGGAATATATCCCAGCTCAGATTCTCGGAGCCAAGTTTCAGCAAAAGAGAGCCACGAGAGAGAATCCTACATTGCAGAGATGCAAGGGATTTCTGCCTTGCTCTCATCTGACCTACCTTTCATCAAGTCTCCTTTCAATCTTGCTTGTTCCAAGTAAGAGGGCTCCACAAAGGTTGTGGGCATCAACTTTCCCTCGGCCCTTGCCCCATGAAGCtaagggtgcaatcctaaacatacctACACCCTTCTCAATCCAACAAggtcaatggacttagaggggtataactctgtttaggatagcattgTAAATTACTGAAGTGTCAAACACAGGGGCGGGGGGAAAGACCCAGGATGGATTTCATTGTAGGGTCACCGTATCAGGATGGGAGGGGGGCTACTTTAATGACCTGCTTTAATTGGGTTGCAGGAAGAAAAGAGGTTACCCCTTGTTCACTATCTGTGCCATGGgcgtatatatatttattgagaaCAGCAAAAAGCAGGTTATTTGATCAGCAAACAGAATGTTGTACTTCTGTCTCAAAAGTGTGATTCAACTGCCAGATTGCTGTCAAAGATGTGTCCTGCCTCTGAGGAAACCCATCACATTAAAGCTGGTGTACACAAGTAATCAACAGAAAGGATGTATTTACCAGAATCACTGAGGGTGTCGTCCCCCGAACTGCTGTTGGCTCGGCTGTCACTGGCCGCACTTGGGTGGCGCCCGCTCCGGGAAGTGGGACCCATGGTCCCTTGTGCGGCCCCACCATTGCTGGTCACGTTCACCCGGATGCCGGCCACTCCCCCTGCAGCTGAGGCTGGAGCTGCCGCCGGCTCTCTCTTGTTAATGGGGAATGGGAAAACCACAGCTGGGTCTACACACTCTGACACGGAGTTGTTCAGCTCTCCCTGGGGGCCACTGTCGTTGCCTGTGCTGGCGTTGGAGGTGGCCGCGGCGATGGCAGAGCCAGCTGTGGCAGGAACCGCAGCCGTCCCTCCTTTGCTATGCAGCTTCTCATGAACTGCCCTTTCCAGTTTCTCCCGGGCAGAGAAGCCACTCCACATGCAGTCCTGGATAATGATGGCGTTGAGGTTGCTGCTTTCTCCTAAGCCCATCTCAAAGGAGTCCCCTCCGTCTGAGCTGCCCCATAGGTCCGCCTccgggggcagcagcagcaattcCGAGGCCCAGTCCAGAGAGTCACTGGTTCGGAACCCCCCTAGAGTCGCTCCTCCCCATGATAATGGGGCTCCTCCTGGGGGGCTCTCTTGCAGACCCGCTGGACTTGGAGAGAGAGGAGGTGTAGGCAGGAGCTCAAACTTTTTCCAGATGTCCTCCCCCGGGGGAGCAGAATCCGGACCACACAAATAAAAATCGTCTTCATCCGGATAGAAACAAGGCTGCAAGGAGTCAAATTCGAGATCTGGGTTTTTACTGACCATCCCGGGCATCGCTGTCGTTTTCTTCAATGGGAATCCTTTCAGGTTGGGTTCCAATAATTGTAGAGAAAAATGTGTTTTGTTTCCCACTTGGGTAGGCTCCCTCCGCAGCAGGATCTGGAACACAGTTAGAGAAATACAGATTAGattaataatttaaaaacacacacacgcctAATTTACGATGCATGCATTTTACAATCTCTCTCTACATATAGTAAAGGAAAGGTCCCCCAGTTATTGCACTGGGACATGTAGCCAACTCCTCAGAGTAGCTCAAAATCAGATCCGTACCCCTGTCCCAAAAGCGGCTCGTTTTTCCACCTTCTGCTGCAATCCAATGAGGAGAGCCCTGTAATTGTGTACATACATATAATGAATGAACAAGGCTGGTGAGCAAAGCCTGCAATCTCTCGCTCCTTTCCCTCCTAGAAAGAATGTTCAGATGCCTAAAGCAAGTCGCTTTCAGTAGCAGAGAAAAATTTAAAAGCCCTCTGGATACGGCAGGAAGTAAGAGGAAGTTTCTTCCCTCTTTTGTCATCTGctgagaaggaaaaggaggacAGACGGATGTTAAGGGGGGAGAGCGAGGGAGGGGAGAGGCGCTCCTCTGCAAATTGCCAATTCCATTCATTCCCAGTTCCCGCTTCCAGCAACCCACACGCAGAGATAGTGGGAAGCCAGCATAGGAAGCGGCAGCATTAAGCAACACaatgaaattacacacacacacacacacacacagccctaaTCTCGATCTTCACTCAAACCTTTGGATTCCCTAATAAGGTATGGGAAGTTTTCCGCATCCACACGCCTTGCCAAGGCGAGGTTTCAGAGGCGCCCGAGGGACAGGAATCTACTCGGGGATAAAATGGGTTTGGGGAGCTTGTTtatttttggggtgtgtgtgtggggcggggtgCGCGATAGCAAAGTGAAGGTGTTTGGAAGGGGCTCCTCCGCACTGCCATTTTGGACATCCTTCCAAAAGGAGCCCGGGTCTATTTAGGTTTATTCGACCGGGCTTACTCACGGGAAACCGCTCTCCGGACTGCACCGTCAAATTTCCCACCAGCCGTTCCCGCATCCCCCCTTCCCGGAGAGCTTCCCGATCCCCCCGGGCAGAGGGGATCGCAACCCCTCTCTGCCACACAGCCGTGCCTCCGATCCACCGCAACGCCAGCCCGATCCAACGGCGGGATTTGCTTCCCCGACTGGGGCAGCCTTCCCAACCGCACGCAGGTCAGAAGGCGGGCCGGGGTCAAGCTAAAAAGCTGGCTGGGGTGACGGGCAGAGGCAGGTTGCTCTGCTTGCGAGAGACCCGGAGCTCCGTCGCCGCCCCGAAAGAAAATCCACCCGAGCCAGGCGAGCGGACCGCAGAGTCGGGCTGCCCTCgcccgccccgccccctgctTGCCCACCCCCCCGCCGGCAACTGCTGTACAATCCTTATTTTCTTTCCCCCGTCCTCGGATCGCCGCCTTCATTCCCCACCCAAGCAGGAGTTCTCCGAACCGGGAGAAGCGGCGTCGGCAAGCGACCTAACAAAAGCACGCAAACTGCACCCGGGGATTCCCTCCACCCTTTGCATGCTTGGCTTTggatgaatgaaaaaaaaatccaaagcaaCCCAGCGAGCTGCAGTCGCTGAAACACCGACGCGAGCGATGCATCGAGAGACAGCAATgcaatccccctcccctcccgcttcTGCAagggaaatgattttttaaacGCGGGGGTGTCCTTTTGCATTTAAGCCTGCTTACCTCCCGGTGGTGGCGGTTgcgaagaaggggggggggagaattcaaGCAGCTGACGGTCTCGGATGCAGCAGCCCCTTTGGAGAGCGCCAGCCAGCCCGATCGGCCCCCCCTAGCCCGGCTGCACCCTCCACATGCACTCTTTGCTTGCAGACAGATGACTGTCACTGAGTGGGCTTTGAAGCCCTTCTATATTATTAACTATAAAAAAAAAGTCCTGACACACccggggagggaaagggggggcgaGCGAGAGGCAtaaccccgccccctgatttccataAAGCAGAGGAGGGGCCAGACATTTGGCgccaaaatcccccccccccacttctccccccttctctttatTCTTTGCAAGGGAAGGCAAAGGCGAGATGCTCCGCTGCGCTCCTGCTGGGCTCGCAGCTCGCGGGTGGGTGCAGCGCAGGAGAGGGGCTCGCCTTTCTCCGGACGAGGTTGCGTCTCGGCCGGATCCCCGGTTTTACTCGCAAGTAAAGCCTCGCCGATCGGCCGCTCCAGCAGGGTTTGCAACCCTGACAGCGCAGTCCTAGGCGGAGTGACTTCCCTGGATTTCAGTCagtctagactggagtaactccgcataGGATTGCGCGGTGAGCGCGCAGGCAGCACACGCCCCTGTCTCGGCGATCGTCCTCCGTTGGGGAAAAGAATTGGAATTGTTTCCGATCaagcttcatttttttctctttttttgcaagCAGATCGTTCAAAGGGGAAGAGAAAGGATGTTCTTTATAAATATATGTGTGTTTGGcgcgagcgggggggggggtcgttaTTACAGGGTTTAATCCAGCGCTAGTTTGGAATTATTGTTTGCAACCCAGGATTGCCAAGAACGGGGCAATGTAGCGCCTTTGTCTttagagagagagggaaaaacgCTGGAAGAACAGGCTCACCTCAGGGCTGCAGATTGTAAGGAAAAATAAATACACTCTCCAGGCGTGTGCGcccttctgcctcccccccccttctgccgACACTGTATAAATAATGCACAACGGTTGCAGAAGTTGAGAGCTTTGCTCTGCAACAGGCGACCCCTTGCGGTTGCCGAAGGCAAACCAGGAGCCTCGAAAATTCCGGTGGACGCAAAATCGTGCAAATAATTCCACAGGGGGTTAACCTTGTTAGTCCCTTGCGCCCTCAAATTAAACACGAGTTTGCCACTGtaaggatagtttcaggtgggtagccgtgtttatctggaaagctcacaccctggaaatctagttggtctctaaggtgctagtgGATGCTAATTTTGCTCTTCCGCTGTAGAGTTccaagattattattttttttaattctaccataagctttcatggactacagACCACTTTGTCAGTTGCCTGTGCAGAGCTTCTTTAGAATGCCATTAGATTGCTGTGGACTCCGGAACATGGTATCATTGGAGCTCTATGTATATTTCTCCCCTGTAGGGGTCCAACACAACTGACATcattcttctattttatcctcacaacaacagtgtgaggtaggttaggctgagagagtgagtgactggcccaaggctgcccactgccatggcagaatggggatttgaacttgggtctctcccACATGCTTGCTTGATACCACTACTCTGAGAGGTAGTGAAAGTCTTTGCTGAGACTTTCTCTGACTCTCCCTTCAAACGGAGTAGACAATCAGTGGTGCGAGACTGAGCAGGCTGTGTGTAGTTTGTGTGTGAAGTGGAACACATTGCGGGAGCATTGAGTGTGTAGGCTGCTGGTGGCAGTGACTTCTGTCCATTTGCCTggtttgtgttttcttttttccagtaTGAGTCACATTAACTCCTCCTGCTGGAAGCGTATGTGGCTTCCCTGCCCTCGCTGTTCCTCTTCGATTGCTGCGTACTGTTGATCTGTACTGTTAAGTAAAATCAGGTCAGTGCTATAACCTTTAGAAATACATGGAGTTTGTTTCACTTCCCGTAGCCTTGAACATGTTTTTTCCACCCACGCACCAAGGTTTCATCGTGAATCAGAAGGTAAATCTTTAGTCTCCTGGGCATCTGTCGCATTGATTTCCCTCTGCTCACCCCACTTAGTGGAAAATGCACGGCTTTCCTTAATCACGGTTCTCTAGGCACAGTTGTCAATACAGTTACGAAACTGGAATCGCTCGTCCCTTGAATTCCAAATTCTCTGCACAGTACGGAAATGGCCATAAAGCCCATTTTGGTTCTGATTCCAAAGGAGTTTGAATGGTGGCAGGCTGGACACAGTCAAATTGGTTAGGAGAAGGACTTTGAAAAGTTGGCATCTTGATGTTATTATTTACTAACGGAATGACGGTTATTGGTGACATATTGAGGGCCTGGTAGGGGAAGAATTCGCTTTCATTTACAAAAACTTCCCCACCAGTTGTTTTTAAcaagtgaggtgggtggagggTGCTTGTGAAGCATTTGTAGGGGGgctgtagaacatctgcctgtcgGCTCTGCACAGAGACACGTTACACCATGCCGGAGAATCACTGTCAGTAGCATACTTGAGCAAGGttcgaatccagtagcatcttaaaagaccaacaaagagttgGCAGGGTATAACCTTTTGAGTCAAGTTCTCTCTGTCATATacgagtaggaatggaaatctgAGTCTTTTTGGTGTTTCAAAGAAGATAGGATGTGGAGGTACGTTGTGAAGTGTAAGTAGCTGATCAGAGGAGGGTAGGAAACGCAGAAAATCAGAATCTGTAGTGGGAGAAGATTCCTGTATTCCTACTGGGATGTTGTCCAATGCCAGGGTAGAGAACAAGGTTTGTACGTGCTGTGGTACACTCAGAGACACCCTCAGGGTGAGGGCTGAGTTGCCTTCCTGTCCCTGATGACCCCCAGCCTCTGAGGCTGAAGGCTGCTCTGACCAGCATAagcccatttttttttcatttgcaccCCCTCAACCCTGGCTTGTTTCTCGGTCACACTACAGAGTGACAAACTGTTGGGGAAACGACTTTCATGTTCTATAGTCCTCATCTTGAGAGTTAGCATTTGTGTTCTCTCTCTCACGTGTCTCATTGGAGGATTTCCTTATTTATCCCCAATAACGAGTAGAATTGGCTGCTACAAATGTGGTATAGTGTTAGGTCTGGCTGTGGGAAATAAAGGTTTCAATGTTCCACTCGTGAGCTTCGTTACACTACAGTCCTAGCATCACCTACTTCAGTAGGTAGTTATGAGGATAAATTGAGCACTGAACTCTTTAGAGACAGGAtgggaaaaaattaaacaaatactACCACTGTAAGCTAGCCTTGAATATCATTCAGCAAAGGTCATTAGTCGTGAAAGCCTTTAGGAGCCAATCTAAGGCACACGTATTTATATTCATCATTGGTGCTATAGTGAAGACCAAAAATAGTTCTTTCTCAGTTGcctggaggtgatttttactcTCCATAGGTAACCAGGGGAGTTGGCTACCTTATAAGCCTGTTACAGGCACCTTGAAACACTATTATTTAGCTCTTTGCTTTTTCCATCAAGTGAACCAGGATATTATTTTCTGGTTGCGTTTGTGGCACCAAAACAGTAATATCACAGAACAGCCATCTTACAAATTCAGAGGCCGTATGTGTATGGCCGTCCTGGTCAGATCAAAAAATCTGCAGCTATATGTTTATGCAAATCTGAAACAATATCCCCAGGGGTCCAGAAAAAAAAGATATAAGTCATCCTTCCCCTGTATGCCTAATAATCTccaaaaatcacattaaaatccttttttaaaaggtgtggaTTGGCCaagaagaggggggaggaaaaaggtctgtgtctgtgtggaaTTTCACAGGTTCCCCTATTGCACAAGTATAATCAGGGAGCGTCTTGAGAATTCCAGCCCTGCCTTTCAGGCTTGCCCTGCATGTAaaccactttttatttttttttttagaaaattactGCAATAATAAATTCCAGCCAAGTTAAGCTGCAATTTTATGCATGCATGCTTCATCCGTCCATTGGGGTTTAGCAGGAGGATTTCATACGATTTTTGTGCTGTGATTTCTACCTGGTTTCATTACATAAAGTCGCCTTGGGTTTAAGGTaaagcagggtaaaaatgttCTCAATaagggtgtgggggaggggggatgtgaaGTCTcgttgaaatcagtgggagttAATTTCCAAGCAAACACACGTAAAACGGGGCTGAAGATCAGCATACCCATCCCAAGTTGCACCAGGACGATTCACAGATGGATGGTGGCCTAAGCTTTTTGCTAACATGAATGTAGGCTTGCCGTGCAAAAGTTTATGACATAGTAAATCTGGTAGCATCTAAGGTGCCACAGGGATCTGAGTTTCTTTTGCAAGGGTAACAAGACCACCTCGTGCATAGTTGTTGCTTCAATCTTGAACCCACTTCCAAAGGTTTCTTTCCTACAGGATTTAGTGGCACGAAAGTGTTAGGAAGAGATCCGCCCACTTACTCCTTCCATTACCTTTCTATATTGATATCTTCTATCTTGTTCCAAATTCTGCTTCCCTTTCTTGCCAGTGCAAATGATCGAGCACACTCTAATGATAGGAATAATTCAAGGAGGACTTGTGCTGTCTTAAGATTCAGGGGAGAAAATATCAGGACTGGCATGCCAAGAGATTGCTGCACATTGGGGCTGTTTCACAATCTTTTTGGTTGATTGAGTGGTACATGATGCACCCATTGCACGAATTGGCGACTCAGTGCGCCTCAAGACAGATTTCCAACACACTTAAGATTATCTGTTTTAAGTTCACACCATTTATTGTGGATGCATTGGAGTCGCTGCAAATTAGGCACATACAACTTGTCATATGATTTAGACTATTCTTACAGAAGTAGGGCTGTTCTTGTTCATGCCGTTAGGTAAGATCAGGTGGTAGGTTCCTCCGGCATTCTTCCCCTGAGTTTGGCTCAGTTCATCGTAGAAGATTGTCAAGAAAAACCATACATAGAGAAGAAAATTCTTCTTAAATTATGGCATTCATCCAAGAAAACCTCTCAACTCACAACTGATTTTTCAAATAATATGTATTTATACAAATACTATGTGTGCTGGTATATATTCatagaaataaaacacaaagtGCTAATTTAATTTGCTGTGAAATATCCTCAAATACAAAGTAAGCTCTAGAAAAAACAGATTTTGCTTAGACGTTTCTAGCCATTGACAACTCAAAAATACAACCTCCTTCAAATTACAGGTTAAATCTCACGGATTCAAAAAGAAGGATTGGAAGgttttttggggtcataatttTTTTTCACAGTTCTAGGTTGCTTTCCTGCATGCTGCTGGGAAGTGTGACAGTCCCACACTTCTGACCTGTATTTCTCTGCCCTCCATAAGCGCAGGAAGGAAAATTAAAGACAACAAGAGATCTGACAGCAGGGCCTCCCCCACGTCTCATCTAATTTTCCAATTCATACCCTAGTGTTTACCTCCACATGACACTAGCTCAAGCAATGATTGAAGTAGGTGCAATATTGGGCAAGGGTCAGGATTACTGTGCCCGTTCATGTTTAGGCGGCTATCATTTGCACATTCCTTTCAAGAGGTGATTTTGTGCAcacccatcagatctcagaactgCAATGGGGCCACTATATTCTCTTAGCTTTGAACTTTGTAAGGCTTCTTTATGTGTAAGTGTCTCAGATAGAGGTTTACAGCATAGGCTCGCAAATACATTTTCACTATGCTATATAAATGTAATATCAATGTAATAAATTATGCTGCtctttttcttgtttcttct is a genomic window of Eublepharis macularius isolate TG4126 chromosome 1, MPM_Emac_v1.0, whole genome shotgun sequence containing:
- the MYCN gene encoding N-myc proto-oncogene protein, with translation MPGMVSKNPDLEFDSLQPCFYPDEDDFYLCGPDSAPPGEDIWKKFELLPTPPLSPSPAGLQESPPGGAPLSWGGATLGGFRTSDSLDWASELLLLPPEADLWGSSDGGDSFEMGLGESSNLNAIIIQDCMWSGFSAREKLERAVHEKLHSKGGTAAVPATAGSAIAAATSNASTGNDSGPQGELNNSVSECVDPAVVFPFPINKREPAAAPASAAGGVAGIRVNVTSNGGAAQGTMGPTSRSGRHPSAASDSRANSSSGDDTLSDSDEDEEEEDEEEEIDVVTVEKRRSSSNKPVTTLTITVRPKNVSPLASMRTQPNEVILKRCAPIHQQHNYAAPSPYMESEDAPPQKKLKSEAPRPVKPMTQPKPKSSSPRNSDSEDSERRRNHNILERQRRNDLRSSFLMLRDHVPELVKNEKAAKVVILKKATEYVHSLQAEEHKLLLEKEKLQVRQQQLIKKLEHMQTC